AAGGTGCGCAGGATCGGCTGCACGGCCGAGGGCAGGTCGGGAGCAGTCAAGGCGTGCCGGGTGAGGCCCAGCACGAGGTCGGCGGCTTCGGCCCGTCGGTCGGCCTCGGCCTGCAGGGTGGCGTCAAAAGTCAAGTCAGGGTCCTTTCGGTCCGCCGGTTGTCTGCCAGATCCTCACCGAGGCGCACAGCTGGTCGACAAGAGCGGCTTCTACCGTAAAGGCTGGAGTATTTCAGAATTCTTACCTGCTCTGTCCGGGCAATTCCCAACCATGCAGCCCGGGTTGCCGCACTGTCTGCCCTTGGCCGGGCTCACCTTGTCGAGGCTCGCGCAGGGCGAGACCGGGGCAAACGTTTGTTCGTATAGACTGCTGATATGGACAATTCGCGTTTTCGCACGCGCGCGGTGCACGCCGGTCACGAGGTGGACCCGGGCACGGGCGCCCACGCTGTACCGATCTACCAGACCTCCACCTTCGGATATGGCGACGCCGACCGTGGCGAGCGCCTCTTTGCCGGCAAGGAGCAGGGGTATTTCTACAGCCGCCTCGGCAACCCCACCGTCCGCGCCTTCGAGGAAAAGCTGGCCAGCCTGGAAGGAACCGAGGACGCGGTCGCTTTTGCCAGCGGCATGGGTGCCCTCAGTGCGCTGTCGCTCACCCTGCTGGAGCCCGGCAACGAGGTCGCGTTTCTGGGGCCACTGTACGGCGGCAGCGAAGGCTTCTTTCGGCACATCCTCGCCAAGTTCGGGGTGACGGTCTGGGAAGCGGAGAACCTGCAGGACCTGCAGGCCCGCTTGACCCCGCGCGTCAGGATGGTCTATGTCGAGACGCCCACCAATCCGACCCTGCGCATCAGCGATCTGCGCGAGGTGGCGCGCCTCGCCCACAGGGTCGGCGCCCTGGCAGTCGCCGACAACACCTTCTCGACGCCTTACCTGACCCGTCCCGCCGAGCACGGGGTGGATATGGTCCTGCACTCGGCCACCAAGTACCTGGGCGGTCACGGCGACGCCATTGGCGGCGTCGTCACCGGACACGCCGACCTGATGGCCGAAATTCGCGTGACGGGCCTGCGGCACGTTGGCGCCAGCCTCGGACCGCAGGAAGCCTACCTGTTCCTGCGCGGCATGAAAACCCTGCCGCTGCGCATGGACGCCCACTGTGAAGGGGCTTTGCAGGTCGCCCGGCACTTCGCGCAGCATCCGGCCATCCGGCGCGTGTTCTACCCTGGCCTCCCCGACCATGAAGGTCATGAAGTCGCCGCGCGACAGATGGCGCAGTTCGGCGGCATGGTCAGCTTCGACCTGCGCGGTGGCTATGACTCGGCCAAGATCTTTCTCGACCATTTGCAGCTCTTCGTGCAGGCGGTCTCGCTGGGCGACGTGGAAAGTCTGTCGTGCCATCCGGCCAGCACCACCCATCAGTTGCTGGGCGCAGAAACCCTGGCCCGACAAGGCGTCACGCCCGGCCTGGCCCGCCTGTCAGTCGGCATCGAGGACCCCGCCGATTTGATCGAGGACCTCGAGCGGGCGCTGGAACACGTCGAAGCCGTCGCCCGCTGACCTTCCGCGCCAGAGTTCTCAGGGAAAACGCCCGCAGGAAGCGGGCGCTTTTCGTGCCCAGTTGACAATCACGCCGTGTAAGAAAATTCATAATCAAGGCACAGTCTCCTAGACGGACACAGTCTCCTAGACGGGCCGCGTTTCTCCGCACCATCCGCTTTCTGCATGCCACACGTGCATCGCAGTTTTCAGGAGGTCCGCATGAAATTTCTGGTGAGGGCCACGCCAAGGCAGGTTCCGATGCTGCCGCTGATTTCGCTGCGGCGCACGCACGACTGGCACGAGCAGCACGCCGGGCTGGGCTGCATGATGCAGCTGCCGGCCACGGGTGAGCTGGCCGGCTTGCTCGAGGCCGCCGACGAGAGCGAACTACGCCTCGCGCTGGACGCCTATCCGGACCGGGAGTGCTACGCGTGGACCGTGACCGCCGCCCTGCCCATGTCGGAGGCATGCACGCGCGATCTGAGTGCCCGCACGACGCGCAGACCGGCGCGGCCGT
The Deinococcus peraridilitoris DSM 19664 genome window above contains:
- a CDS encoding trans-sulfuration enzyme family protein, whose amino-acid sequence is MDNSRFRTRAVHAGHEVDPGTGAHAVPIYQTSTFGYGDADRGERLFAGKEQGYFYSRLGNPTVRAFEEKLASLEGTEDAVAFASGMGALSALSLTLLEPGNEVAFLGPLYGGSEGFFRHILAKFGVTVWEAENLQDLQARLTPRVRMVYVETPTNPTLRISDLREVARLAHRVGALAVADNTFSTPYLTRPAEHGVDMVLHSATKYLGGHGDAIGGVVTGHADLMAEIRVTGLRHVGASLGPQEAYLFLRGMKTLPLRMDAHCEGALQVARHFAQHPAIRRVFYPGLPDHEGHEVAARQMAQFGGMVSFDLRGGYDSAKIFLDHLQLFVQAVSLGDVESLSCHPASTTHQLLGAETLARQGVTPGLARLSVGIEDPADLIEDLERALEHVEAVAR